One Microbacterium keratanolyticum DNA window includes the following coding sequences:
- a CDS encoding LysR family transcriptional regulator produces the protein MRTPDATLTQLRAFLAVVRTGRFVRAADEMHISPPALTQQIGRLERAVGASLLDRGSHPIQPTEAGRRLLPAAQDALRLIDDAFAQLSGAPAITVRIGVLNTPTSPRANAILTTLRESDRPVTFTMQQLPWNAQTTAVQSGAVDASFVRPPVHAHRDLRFDVIEEEERVVVVSARHRLASRRVVDLAELDEDIVVHGGDDLLEWSHWWAVDPRPSGAPVRYGDVVHTMEEALETVRRSDHVLITARSVPQLFRANGLKVLRIRDAARCALVLCTRASDRSEAVRMLRTLTRE, from the coding sequence ATGCGAACCCCGGATGCCACGCTGACGCAGCTGCGGGCCTTCCTCGCCGTCGTGCGTACCGGAAGGTTCGTGCGAGCGGCAGACGAGATGCACATCAGTCCGCCCGCGCTGACCCAGCAGATCGGACGACTCGAACGTGCCGTCGGTGCTTCACTCCTGGACCGCGGCTCTCATCCCATTCAGCCCACGGAAGCGGGCCGACGGCTGCTTCCCGCCGCTCAGGATGCTCTCCGCCTCATCGATGATGCCTTCGCGCAACTCTCCGGCGCGCCGGCGATCACTGTCCGCATCGGCGTCCTCAACACGCCGACATCACCTCGGGCGAACGCAATCCTCACCACACTGCGCGAGAGCGATCGCCCCGTCACGTTCACGATGCAGCAGCTTCCCTGGAACGCGCAGACCACCGCCGTGCAATCGGGTGCGGTGGACGCCAGCTTTGTCCGGCCCCCCGTGCACGCACATCGTGATCTGCGCTTCGACGTCATCGAAGAGGAAGAGCGGGTGGTCGTCGTCAGCGCCCGACACCGGCTAGCATCTCGACGCGTCGTCGATCTCGCGGAGCTCGACGAGGACATCGTCGTGCACGGCGGCGACGACCTCCTTGAGTGGAGTCACTGGTGGGCTGTCGACCCTCGCCCCTCTGGCGCGCCGGTTCGCTACGGCGACGTGGTGCACACCATGGAGGAGGCCTTGGAGACGGTACGTCGCAGCGACCATGTACTGATCACAGCACGCAGCGTGCCTCAGCTCTTCCGGGCGAATGGGCTCAAGGTGCTGCGCATCCGTGACGCCGCACGCTGTGCGCTCGTGCTGTGCACGCGCGCCTCGGATCGCTCCGAGGCCGTCCGTATGCTGCGCACACTCACCCGAGAGTGA
- a CDS encoding bifunctional o-acetylhomoserine/o-acetylserine sulfhydrylase yields MMSAENWRFETKQIHSGAAPDPVTKARATPIYQTTSYVFDNADHAANLFALAEFGNIYTRIQNPTQDVLEQRLAALEGGTGALVLASGQAAATFAVLNIAQAGDHIVSSSSIYGGTYNLFKYTLAKLGIEVTFVENQDDAEEWRAAVRPNTKLFFAETIGNPKINVLDIRTVADIAHEGGVPLIVDNTIATPFLIRPFEHGADIVVHSVTKFLGGHGTTIGGAIIDGGSFAWSQNVEKFPGLTEPDPSYHGASYTTAVGDGLAYIIKARVQLLRDLGSAISPQSAWNLIQGIETLSLRIERHVQNAQEIAEWLDNHDDIASVNYSGLPSSPWYAAANTYSPKGVGAVLSFELKGGVEAGREFVNSLSLFSHLANIGDVRSLVIHPASTTHSQLTPEQQLTTGVTPGLVRLSVGLENIEDLKADLEQALAAARRVSEAARA; encoded by the coding sequence ATGATGTCCGCAGAGAACTGGCGCTTCGAAACCAAGCAGATCCACTCGGGCGCTGCGCCCGACCCGGTCACCAAGGCCCGCGCGACGCCGATCTACCAGACCACGTCCTACGTCTTCGACAACGCCGACCACGCCGCCAACCTCTTCGCGCTGGCGGAGTTCGGCAACATCTACACGCGCATCCAGAACCCGACCCAGGATGTGCTGGAGCAGCGCCTCGCCGCCCTCGAAGGCGGCACCGGCGCCCTCGTCCTCGCCAGCGGCCAGGCCGCAGCCACCTTCGCGGTGCTCAACATCGCGCAGGCCGGCGACCACATCGTCTCTTCGTCGTCGATCTACGGTGGCACCTACAACCTCTTCAAGTACACGCTCGCGAAGCTCGGCATCGAGGTCACGTTCGTCGAGAACCAGGACGACGCAGAAGAGTGGCGCGCCGCGGTGCGCCCGAACACCAAGCTGTTCTTCGCTGAGACGATCGGCAACCCGAAGATCAACGTGCTCGACATCCGCACGGTCGCCGACATCGCCCACGAGGGTGGCGTGCCGCTCATCGTCGACAACACGATCGCGACGCCGTTCCTGATCCGTCCGTTCGAGCACGGCGCAGACATCGTCGTGCACTCGGTCACCAAGTTCCTCGGCGGCCACGGCACCACGATCGGTGGCGCGATCATCGACGGCGGATCCTTCGCCTGGTCGCAGAACGTCGAGAAGTTCCCGGGCCTGACCGAGCCCGACCCCTCGTACCACGGCGCCTCGTACACGACGGCAGTGGGCGACGGCCTGGCCTACATCATCAAGGCGCGCGTGCAGCTGCTGCGTGACCTCGGCTCGGCGATCTCGCCGCAGAGCGCCTGGAACCTCATCCAGGGCATCGAGACGCTGTCGCTGCGCATCGAGCGTCACGTGCAGAACGCGCAGGAGATCGCGGAGTGGCTCGACAACCACGATGACATCGCCTCGGTGAACTACTCGGGTCTGCCGTCCTCCCCCTGGTACGCGGCCGCGAACACCTACTCCCCGAAGGGCGTCGGCGCGGTCCTGTCGTTCGAGCTCAAGGGCGGTGTCGAGGCGGGTCGCGAGTTCGTGAACAGCCTGTCGCTGTTCAGCCACCTCGCCAACATCGGCGACGTGCGCTCGCTCGTCATCCACCCGGCGTCCACGACGCACTCGCAGCTGACGCCGGAGCAGCAGCTGACCACGGGCGTCACCCCGGGCCTGGTGCGCCTGTCGGTCGGACTCGAGAACATCGAAGACCTCAAGGCCGACCTCGAGCAGGCACTCGCCGCAGCACGTCGCGTGTCGGAGGCGGCTCGCGCCTGA
- the metX gene encoding homoserine O-acetyltransferase MetX, with the protein MDWQSTSEDTVPSAPVTEADARLLRARPPATGAWRDGDPDGERQFASLGAFRTEGGEQLPAIRLAYETWGTLNEARDNAVLILHALTGDSHVVGEAGPGHPTSGWWGDIVAPDGAIDTDRWFVIAPNILGGCQGSTGPASIAPDGYEWASRFPYLTVRDQVSAQIMLADQLGIDRWAAVIGGSMGGMHALEWAVTVPERVERLAILSSPPVTTADQLALNFVQLETVRMDPRFAGGEYYDAPIGEGPHRGLALARRMALLNYRSPIELNQRFQRSWQSEVSPLGHGGRFAVESYLDFHGNKFTRRFDANSYLTLVEAMNSHDVGRDRGGVEDALRRVTAKTLVLGIDSDRLFPVDGQHRIARGIPHTLDGNQAVVLNSDFGHDGFLIETDEVSTHLRRLLDS; encoded by the coding sequence ATGGATTGGCAGTCGACCTCTGAAGACACGGTGCCCTCGGCGCCGGTGACCGAGGCGGATGCTCGGCTCCTCCGTGCGCGCCCGCCGGCAACCGGCGCGTGGCGTGACGGCGATCCCGACGGCGAACGTCAGTTCGCCTCCCTCGGCGCCTTCCGCACGGAGGGAGGCGAGCAGCTGCCCGCTATCCGCCTGGCCTACGAGACCTGGGGGACGCTCAACGAGGCCCGCGACAACGCGGTGCTAATCCTGCACGCGCTCACGGGAGACAGCCATGTTGTCGGTGAAGCCGGACCCGGGCACCCGACGAGCGGATGGTGGGGCGACATCGTCGCGCCCGATGGTGCGATCGACACGGATCGCTGGTTCGTGATCGCGCCGAACATCCTCGGCGGATGCCAGGGGTCGACGGGTCCTGCAAGCATCGCCCCCGACGGCTACGAGTGGGCGTCGCGCTTCCCCTATCTGACCGTGCGCGACCAGGTCTCCGCGCAGATCATGCTCGCCGACCAGCTCGGCATCGACCGGTGGGCCGCGGTGATCGGCGGTTCCATGGGCGGCATGCACGCCCTGGAGTGGGCGGTGACGGTCCCCGAGCGGGTCGAGCGCCTCGCGATCCTGTCGTCTCCCCCGGTCACGACCGCCGACCAGCTCGCCCTGAACTTCGTGCAGCTGGAGACCGTGCGGATGGACCCGCGCTTCGCCGGCGGCGAGTACTACGATGCGCCGATCGGCGAGGGCCCGCACCGCGGTCTCGCACTGGCGCGGCGCATGGCTCTGCTGAACTACCGCAGCCCGATCGAACTCAACCAGCGGTTCCAGCGCTCGTGGCAGTCGGAGGTGTCGCCGCTCGGACATGGCGGACGCTTCGCCGTCGAGTCCTACCTCGACTTCCACGGCAACAAGTTCACGCGCCGTTTCGATGCGAACAGCTACCTCACGCTCGTCGAGGCCATGAACTCCCACGATGTCGGCCGCGACCGCGGCGGCGTCGAGGACGCTCTGCGGCGGGTCACCGCGAAGACGCTCGTTCTCGGCATCGACAGCGACCGGCTGTTCCCCGTCGACGGGCAGCACCGTATCGCCCGAGGCATCCCGCACACCCTCGACGGCAACCAGGCTGTCGTTCTCAACAGCGACTTCGGCCACGACGGTTTCCTCATCGAGACCGACGAGGTCAGCACCCACCTGCGCCGCCTGCTCGACAGCTGA
- the bioB gene encoding biotin synthase BioB: MSRFDALAADVLKGGELSAADARMILDCPDDELLALVAAGSRIRRAHFGDRVTLNYLVNLKSGLCPENCHYCSQALGSQAQILKYSWLDPAEAVAQAEAGIRGGASRVCLVASGRGPMNRDVDRVVATATAIKAAQPSVEVCACLGLLKEGQAEKLADAGVDAYNHNINTAESFHDEIVQTHTYGDRVDTITRAAAAGLSPCSGLIVGMGESNEQIIEAIFALRTLDADSIPINFLVPFDGTPMEGRWDLTPAHCLRIVALARFACPTAAVRLAGGRELHLRTLQGLALHLANSIFLGDYLTAEGQAAASDLELIRDNGFVIADQADTTEGARGRAVARQRGAGTTLPANA; the protein is encoded by the coding sequence GTGAGCCGCTTCGATGCGCTCGCCGCGGATGTTCTCAAGGGCGGTGAACTCAGCGCCGCCGATGCGCGGATGATCCTGGACTGTCCGGATGACGAGCTTCTCGCGCTCGTCGCCGCGGGCAGCAGAATCCGCCGCGCGCACTTCGGGGATCGCGTCACGCTCAACTACCTTGTCAACCTGAAGTCGGGGCTGTGCCCGGAGAACTGTCACTACTGCTCGCAGGCGCTCGGCTCGCAGGCGCAGATCCTGAAGTACTCCTGGTTGGATCCCGCAGAAGCCGTGGCGCAGGCCGAAGCAGGTATTCGCGGAGGGGCATCACGTGTGTGTCTCGTCGCCAGCGGGCGCGGACCGATGAACCGCGACGTCGATCGGGTCGTCGCCACGGCGACCGCGATCAAAGCCGCGCAGCCGTCGGTCGAGGTCTGCGCCTGCCTGGGGCTGCTGAAAGAAGGACAGGCGGAGAAGCTCGCGGATGCCGGCGTCGACGCCTACAACCACAACATCAACACGGCGGAGTCGTTCCACGACGAGATCGTGCAGACCCACACCTACGGCGACCGTGTCGACACGATCACCCGTGCCGCCGCTGCAGGGCTCTCACCCTGCAGCGGTCTCATCGTGGGCATGGGGGAGTCGAACGAGCAGATCATCGAGGCGATCTTCGCGCTGCGCACGCTTGACGCCGACTCGATCCCGATCAACTTCCTCGTCCCTTTCGACGGCACGCCCATGGAGGGCAGGTGGGACCTCACGCCCGCGCATTGCCTGCGCATCGTGGCGCTCGCGCGCTTCGCCTGCCCGACAGCCGCGGTGCGACTCGCGGGAGGGCGAGAGCTGCATCTGCGGACGCTCCAGGGGCTCGCGCTTCACCTGGCGAACTCGATCTTCCTGGGCGACTATCTGACCGCAGAGGGTCAGGCGGCGGCATCCGATCTCGAGCTCATTCGCGACAACGGATTCGTCATCGCCGACCAGGCAGACACGACAGAAGGTGCCCGCGGACGTGCGGTGGCGCGCCAGCGCGGAGCGGGAACGACTCTGCCGGCGAACGCCTGA
- a CDS encoding biotin transporter BioY, translated as MTAVSLESPRHYLADAWGGAWARDVALVLAGTALITLSAFAIVPLPFTPVPITLATLGVMATGAALGPARGAASALLYLAIGALGAPVFAGGASGVLLPTFGYIVGYVVAAFIVGQLARRRADRRVLTTLALGAIGTLSLYLCGVPWLAFSLQIDLGQAVLLGVVPFLIGDALKVLALSGMLPAAWRLVARVEGRRR; from the coding sequence ATGACCGCTGTCTCTCTCGAATCCCCTCGGCACTATCTCGCGGATGCCTGGGGCGGTGCCTGGGCGCGGGATGTCGCGCTCGTCCTCGCGGGCACGGCGCTCATCACGCTGTCGGCGTTCGCGATCGTGCCCCTGCCATTCACACCGGTGCCCATCACTCTCGCCACCCTCGGAGTCATGGCGACGGGTGCTGCGCTCGGTCCCGCACGGGGCGCAGCCAGCGCGCTCCTCTACCTCGCGATCGGGGCGCTGGGGGCCCCTGTGTTCGCGGGCGGTGCCAGCGGCGTCCTGCTGCCCACGTTCGGATACATCGTCGGGTACGTGGTGGCGGCGTTCATCGTCGGCCAGCTCGCACGTCGCCGGGCAGACCGCCGTGTGCTGACGACTCTCGCTCTCGGCGCGATCGGAACGCTCTCGCTCTACCTGTGCGGGGTGCCGTGGCTTGCGTTCTCGCTGCAGATCGACCTCGGTCAGGCCGTCCTGCTCGGCGTTGTCCCGTTCCTCATCGGTGACGCGCTCAAGGTGCTCGCGCTCAGCGGGATGCTCCCTGCCGCCTGGCGTCTCGTGGCACGCGTCGAAGGCCGGCGCCGGTGA
- a CDS encoding NUDIX hydrolase: protein MDAEVELPIAGTAVILRDSARGPEVLMLRRPDRGSFASGWVFPGGKVEPGDRVEAGGALHGERESARRAAVRETQEEVGLDLSECVALSRWHPPVHVPVRIRTWFFVAPDPGGELMPAADEVVEAQWMTPEEALARHAAGDIVLFPPTWVTLESLVGRGSVADVLAQARLREEHATLFTTQLLDAPEGQTFLWEGDEEHASDGLPGGRHRLETGMLPWRFTRTEP from the coding sequence GTGGATGCAGAAGTCGAGCTGCCGATCGCCGGCACGGCGGTCATCCTGCGGGACTCCGCGCGCGGCCCGGAGGTGCTCATGCTGCGCCGTCCGGACCGCGGCTCGTTCGCGAGCGGATGGGTGTTCCCCGGCGGGAAGGTCGAGCCGGGTGACCGGGTGGAGGCCGGAGGCGCCCTTCACGGAGAGCGGGAGTCGGCGCGCAGGGCGGCCGTGCGGGAGACGCAGGAGGAAGTCGGACTTGACCTGAGTGAGTGCGTCGCGCTGTCGCGGTGGCATCCGCCTGTCCACGTGCCCGTGCGGATCCGCACCTGGTTCTTCGTCGCGCCGGATCCGGGTGGCGAGCTGATGCCTGCGGCTGACGAGGTTGTCGAGGCACAGTGGATGACGCCGGAGGAGGCGCTGGCTCGGCATGCTGCAGGCGATATCGTGCTCTTCCCGCCGACGTGGGTGACGCTCGAGTCCCTGGTGGGGAGGGGGAGTGTCGCTGACGTGCTCGCACAGGCCCGGTTGCGCGAGGAGCACGCGACCCTGTTCACGACGCAGCTGCTCGACGCACCCGAGGGGCAGACCTTCCTCTGGGAGGGTGACGAGGAGCATGCGTCGGATGGTCTGCCGGGGGGAAGGCATCGTCTGGAGACGGGGATGCTGCCCTGGCGGTTCACGCGCACGGAGCCCTGA
- a CDS encoding thiamine-binding protein has translation MLVAFSVAPSGTGREDGSVHDAVAAAVRVVRDSGLPHRTTSMFTEIEGEWDAVMDVVKRATEEVGRFGSRVSLVLKADIRPGYTGELDGKIERLERAIDEAVGD, from the coding sequence ATGCTCGTCGCATTCTCTGTCGCTCCCTCCGGCACGGGCCGTGAAGACGGCTCCGTGCATGACGCGGTTGCCGCTGCTGTCCGGGTCGTCCGCGACTCGGGTCTGCCCCACCGGACGACCAGCATGTTCACCGAGATCGAGGGGGAGTGGGATGCGGTCATGGATGTCGTCAAGCGCGCTACCGAGGAGGTCGGGCGTTTCGGCTCGCGCGTCTCGCTGGTCCTGAAGGCGGATATCCGTCCGGGCTATACAGGAGAGCTCGACGGCAAGATCGAACGCCTGGAGCGCGCGATCGACGAGGCCGTGGGCGACTGA
- a CDS encoding SRPBCC family protein, translating into MSKPARMVATSHQLSLAAMEEASRTGERTADLEHLLMALSLSEQPAGQVLRGLGVSLTALREAVAHQRDAELGLLGVEIMNAAQQRIVFHETGGYEWSDRAMRVLDKVSVGDGGPSAVLLALLEEPSGRVEQVLARLGVTPEQVGDRLADAAGVVPDQARFTRTDRAITRTSQAFIPAPVAEVWTLVADPARLPEWDLNVAEVEPAEGGPWVARTRTRTPDGKEVRLGQGLEYQRVELLAQKDSSRVEWRFRYPERPDLNTRLVALALEPAAGGTQLKISFAWELTGQRPRRPLRMVTGWIMRPAMRFALWMQAAQVASSISRVFR; encoded by the coding sequence ATGAGCAAGCCTGCCCGTATGGTCGCGACCAGCCATCAGCTCTCCCTCGCCGCGATGGAAGAGGCATCTCGCACCGGCGAGCGCACCGCCGACCTGGAACATCTGCTGATGGCGCTGAGTCTCAGCGAGCAGCCTGCGGGGCAGGTGCTGCGCGGGCTCGGGGTCTCGCTGACAGCGTTGCGCGAGGCCGTGGCGCACCAGCGCGACGCTGAGCTCGGCCTGCTGGGCGTCGAGATCATGAATGCGGCGCAGCAGCGCATCGTGTTCCACGAGACCGGTGGCTATGAGTGGAGCGATCGCGCGATGCGTGTCCTTGACAAGGTCAGTGTGGGCGATGGCGGACCCTCGGCGGTGCTCCTCGCGCTCCTGGAAGAGCCCAGCGGTCGCGTGGAACAGGTCCTCGCGCGACTCGGTGTGACCCCGGAGCAGGTGGGGGATCGTCTCGCGGATGCCGCGGGCGTGGTTCCGGATCAGGCGCGGTTCACTCGCACGGATCGTGCGATCACGCGCACATCGCAGGCATTCATCCCCGCCCCTGTGGCGGAGGTGTGGACCCTCGTCGCTGATCCCGCGCGCCTTCCGGAATGGGACCTCAATGTCGCCGAGGTCGAACCCGCCGAGGGCGGACCCTGGGTTGCACGCACGAGGACACGAACGCCCGACGGAAAAGAGGTCCGCCTCGGCCAGGGGCTTGAGTACCAGCGCGTCGAACTGCTGGCGCAGAAGGACAGCTCCCGGGTGGAGTGGCGGTTTCGCTACCCGGAGCGCCCCGATCTCAACACCCGTCTGGTGGCGCTCGCACTCGAACCCGCCGCAGGTGGCACCCAGCTGAAGATCTCCTTTGCGTGGGAGCTGACCGGACAGCGCCCGCGTCGCCCTCTTCGCATGGTGACCGGATGGATCATGCGCCCGGCAATGCGCTTCGCGCTCTGGATGCAGGCCGCGCAGGTGGCTTCCTCGATCAGCAGGGTCTTCCGTTGA
- a CDS encoding glycosyltransferase 87 family protein encodes MSRTRSVSPVVPIFLAAFLLVHVLVAWMGWVYPSQPMGDVVLVYDPWSRDALAGGAIVGVDVSWVYPQLALLPMLAAQGIASVIAPLTGAASSYLVAWIVQVTILDLIAFALLLGRGRARSRLWAAAFWVVALLALGPIALYRIDAVTVPLGVLGALWLVGRPRVAAVLLTVGAWIKIWPGVLIAAGVVLLRQRLTLLIAGAGVSVLVALAVVFAGGGAHLLGFLTEQGDRGLQVEAVAATPFLWMAAAGSAVIAYDFDILTFQVSARGVDQVASLLTPLLVLGVVGLLALAVWRVRGGASALRLLPPLVLALATALIVCNKVGSPQFQTWLLAPVVLWIVWDRRRALAPAILVLVLCALTCVVYPLTYDSLLRAEWGPILVLSARNVLLVVLLVVSVRRMVQERSPLLSNQG; translated from the coding sequence ATGAGTCGCACGCGGTCGGTGTCGCCGGTCGTCCCGATCTTCCTCGCCGCCTTCCTGCTGGTCCACGTGCTCGTGGCGTGGATGGGTTGGGTGTATCCGAGCCAGCCCATGGGCGATGTGGTGCTCGTCTACGACCCCTGGTCGCGCGATGCGCTCGCCGGGGGCGCGATCGTAGGTGTTGATGTCTCGTGGGTCTATCCGCAGCTTGCTCTGCTGCCGATGCTCGCCGCGCAGGGGATCGCCTCCGTCATTGCACCGCTCACGGGGGCCGCCTCCTCGTACCTGGTCGCCTGGATCGTGCAGGTCACAATCCTCGATCTCATCGCCTTCGCCCTTCTGCTCGGGCGCGGGCGTGCGCGATCCCGCCTGTGGGCGGCTGCTTTCTGGGTCGTCGCGCTGCTCGCACTCGGCCCGATCGCGCTGTATCGCATCGACGCGGTGACCGTTCCGCTGGGGGTGCTCGGTGCGCTCTGGCTGGTCGGGCGTCCGCGCGTGGCGGCAGTGCTGCTCACGGTCGGCGCCTGGATCAAGATCTGGCCCGGCGTGCTGATCGCTGCGGGAGTGGTGCTGCTGCGACAGCGACTCACCCTCCTGATCGCGGGTGCTGGTGTCAGCGTGCTGGTCGCGCTCGCCGTCGTGTTCGCCGGCGGCGGTGCGCACCTGCTCGGGTTCCTCACAGAGCAGGGCGACCGCGGACTGCAGGTCGAGGCCGTTGCGGCGACGCCGTTCCTCTGGATGGCTGCGGCGGGGTCGGCGGTCATCGCCTATGACTTCGACATCCTCACCTTCCAGGTGTCCGCACGCGGTGTCGACCAGGTCGCGTCCCTTCTGACGCCCCTTCTCGTGCTCGGGGTTGTCGGCCTGCTCGCGCTCGCCGTGTGGCGGGTTCGAGGCGGAGCATCCGCGCTGCGGCTGCTGCCACCGCTGGTTCTGGCGTTGGCGACGGCGCTGATCGTGTGCAACAAGGTGGGTTCTCCGCAGTTTCAGACGTGGCTGCTCGCTCCTGTGGTGCTCTGGATCGTGTGGGACCGGCGCCGGGCGCTCGCTCCCGCGATTCTTGTTCTGGTGCTCTGCGCGCTGACGTGCGTGGTCTATCCGCTCACTTACGACAGCCTGCTGCGCGCGGAATGGGGGCCGATTCTGGTGCTCTCGGCGCGCAACGTGCTGTTGGTCGTATTGCTCGTCGTGAGCGTGCGGCGGATGGTGCAGGAGCGATCTCCCCTCCTTAGCAACCAAGGTTGA
- a CDS encoding NAD(P)H-hydrate dehydratase — protein MVTAHVWSAADTARFVRAPLAEDDKYSRGVVGLRTGSARYPGAAILGVEGAWRAGAGLVRYVGDSLPSALVLARRPETVLVEGRVGAWVIGSGTDAAARTPHEEQELRALLQESSPVVVDAGALDLAIGAASPVVVTPHAGEFARLGTLLGLSDEEDSWRRAAAAARELDATVLLKGAETVIADPAGGVRVVQSPTSWLAVAGTGDVLAGMIGTLIAANPEAPLADAAAAAAWLHGHAAAFAAGVEDAAPGHPIVALDVAEALPSIIARMLRA, from the coding sequence ATGGTTACTGCGCACGTCTGGTCTGCAGCCGATACGGCACGATTCGTGCGGGCTCCGCTCGCCGAGGACGACAAGTACTCGCGCGGTGTCGTAGGGCTGCGCACGGGTTCTGCGCGCTATCCGGGAGCGGCGATTCTCGGCGTGGAGGGCGCGTGGCGCGCCGGAGCGGGACTCGTGCGATACGTCGGGGATTCCCTGCCGTCGGCGCTGGTTCTGGCACGCCGGCCCGAGACCGTGCTCGTCGAGGGGCGCGTGGGTGCCTGGGTGATCGGGTCGGGGACGGATGCGGCCGCACGAACACCGCACGAGGAGCAGGAGCTGCGTGCGCTGCTGCAGGAGTCGAGCCCGGTGGTCGTGGACGCCGGCGCCCTGGACCTCGCGATCGGTGCCGCGTCTCCGGTGGTGGTCACGCCGCACGCGGGGGAGTTCGCGAGACTGGGTACGCTCCTGGGGCTCTCCGATGAAGAGGATTCCTGGCGTCGCGCGGCAGCGGCCGCACGTGAGCTCGATGCCACCGTGCTGCTCAAAGGGGCAGAGACCGTGATCGCGGATCCTGCCGGGGGTGTCCGTGTCGTGCAGAGCCCGACCTCGTGGCTGGCGGTCGCCGGTACGGGGGACGTGCTCGCGGGCATGATCGGCACCCTGATCGCGGCGAACCCGGAGGCTCCGCTTGCGGATGCCGCAGCGGCGGCTGCTTGGCTGCACGGTCATGCCGCGGCCTTCGCTGCGGGGGTGGAGGACGCCGCTCCCGGGCATCCGATCGTCGCGCTCGATGTCGCCGAGGCGCTGCCGTCGATCATCGCGCGGATGCTGCGCGCATGA
- a CDS encoding NADH:flavin oxidoreductase/NADH oxidase: MSALFTPLTLRAVTFPNRAWVSPMCMYSAVDGVPQIWHLTHLTQFASGGAGLIVAEATAVTPEGRISPRDTGLWNDTQRDAWAPIVAEVHARGAKIGVQLAHAGRKASTWWPFASQHGSVPVSEGGWTTVAPSAVAFEGFAEPAALDTAGIAGVVAAFRAAARRALDAGFDVLELHGAHGYLLHQFLSPLSNRRTDEYGGSLENRARLLLEVLDAVRAEAGEDVPILVRISATDHAEGGFTPDEATLVAAWTLAHGADFIDVSSGGLVAHQQITLGPGYQVPLARQVRRQGRTPVSAVGLITSAAHAEQVLVNGDADAVFLGREWLRDPHFALRAAHELGAEVTWPDQYLRARWR, encoded by the coding sequence ATGAGCGCGCTCTTCACCCCCTTGACCCTTCGTGCCGTGACCTTTCCCAATCGCGCCTGGGTCTCACCGATGTGCATGTACAGCGCCGTCGACGGGGTGCCGCAGATCTGGCACCTCACGCACCTCACGCAGTTCGCATCCGGCGGCGCGGGACTCATCGTCGCCGAGGCGACCGCGGTGACTCCGGAGGGCCGCATCTCGCCTCGTGACACCGGGCTGTGGAACGACACCCAACGCGACGCCTGGGCACCCATCGTGGCCGAGGTCCACGCCCGCGGCGCGAAGATCGGCGTGCAGCTCGCGCACGCCGGGCGCAAGGCGTCAACGTGGTGGCCGTTCGCGTCCCAGCACGGGTCCGTCCCGGTGTCGGAGGGAGGATGGACGACCGTCGCGCCGTCCGCCGTGGCGTTCGAGGGCTTTGCAGAACCTGCCGCGCTGGATACGGCAGGGATCGCAGGCGTGGTCGCAGCATTCCGCGCCGCAGCCCGCCGCGCGCTCGACGCCGGATTCGATGTTCTGGAGCTGCACGGTGCGCACGGGTACCTGCTGCATCAGTTCCTCTCGCCGCTCAGCAACCGGCGCACCGACGAATACGGCGGATCGCTCGAGAATCGCGCACGGCTGCTGCTGGAGGTTCTCGATGCGGTCCGCGCCGAGGCCGGTGAAGACGTGCCGATCCTCGTCCGCATCTCGGCAACCGATCACGCCGAGGGCGGCTTCACTCCCGACGAGGCCACGCTCGTCGCGGCATGGACACTCGCTCACGGCGCCGACTTCATCGACGTCTCCAGCGGCGGACTCGTCGCCCACCAGCAGATCACCCTCGGGCCGGGCTACCAGGTCCCCCTCGCCCGTCAGGTGCGCCGTCAAGGACGCACGCCCGTCTCCGCCGTGGGTCTCATCACGAGCGCCGCGCACGCCGAGCAGGTTCTCGTCAACGGAGATGCGGATGCTGTCTTCCTCGGCCGCGAGTGGCTCCGCGATCCGCATTTCGCGCTGCGCGCCGCGCATGAGCTCGGCGCAGAGGTCACCTGGCCCGATCAGTACCTGCGCGCACGCTGGCGCTGA